The following coding sequences lie in one Pirellulales bacterium genomic window:
- the mdh gene encoding malate dehydrogenase yields MRRAKISIVGAGNVGATTAHWCAAAELGDIVLLDIPDLVGVAQGKALDLFEASPIVGFDAKITGTSDYQDTADSDVVVITAGIARKPGMSRDDLLSTNAKIVGSVAEQVKKTSPNAVVIVVSNPLDAMVQRAFEVTGFPHQRVLGQAGVLDTARYRSFLAMELGVSVEDISALLLGGHGDTMVPMPSCTSVAGIPVTQLIDRKRLDEIVTRARNGGAEIVGLLKTGSAYYAPAAATAQMVEAIVRDKKRLIPCAAYCQKEYGVGGYYVGVPVVLGSKGVEKIIELKLEAEERANLQKSIEAVKELVAAMKKLTG; encoded by the coding sequence ATGCGTCGTGCCAAGATCAGCATCGTGGGAGCCGGAAACGTTGGCGCGACGACGGCCCATTGGTGTGCCGCCGCCGAATTGGGAGACATCGTGCTGTTGGATATTCCCGATCTTGTGGGAGTGGCCCAAGGCAAAGCGCTCGATTTGTTCGAGGCGTCGCCCATCGTCGGCTTCGACGCCAAGATCACGGGCACCTCGGATTATCAGGACACTGCCGACAGTGACGTCGTGGTGATCACGGCCGGCATCGCGCGCAAGCCGGGAATGAGTCGCGATGATCTACTGTCGACCAATGCCAAGATCGTCGGCAGCGTGGCCGAGCAGGTAAAGAAGACCAGCCCTAACGCGGTCGTTATCGTCGTCAGCAACCCGCTCGATGCCATGGTGCAGCGTGCGTTCGAGGTGACGGGCTTTCCGCACCAGCGCGTGTTGGGCCAGGCGGGCGTGCTCGACACGGCGCGCTATCGTTCGTTTCTGGCCATGGAGCTGGGCGTCAGCGTCGAGGATATTTCGGCGCTGCTGTTGGGTGGCCACGGTGACACGATGGTGCCCATGCCCAGTTGCACTTCGGTCGCGGGCATCCCGGTGACGCAATTGATCGATCGCAAGCGGCTGGATGAGATCGTGACACGCGCACGCAATGGCGGGGCCGAGATCGTCGGTTTGCTGAAGACCGGCAGCGCCTATTACGCTCCCGCGGCGGCCACGGCGCAAATGGTCGAAGCCATCGTGCGCGACAAGAAACGGCTGATCCCGTGCGCCGCGTATTGCCAGAAGGAATACGGCGTCGGCGGCTATTACGTCGGCGTGCCGGTCGTTCTCGGCAGCAAGGGGGTCGAGAAAATCATCGAGCTGAAGCTCGAAGCCGAGGAACGCGCGAACCTGCAGAAGAGCATCGAGGCCGTTAAAGAGCTCGTGGCGGCGATGAAGAAGCTGACGGGTTAG
- a CDS encoding alpha/beta hydrolase-fold protein, with translation MMNRLRVPRSPAAQAPAFPPSSHQVEAASYSSVRTKTDQPLTIFAPVHYEPNYAYPLVVWLHGPGNDEQQLKRIMPLVSLRNYVGVGVRGTTPCAAASGKTGFAWTQSEPHTALAGQRVLEAITFIQGRYNVSDRRVFLAGFDCGGTMALRLALAHPRWFAGVLSLGGEFPVGGAPLSRLSEARRVPIFLACGRTSERYPSALVCDNLKLLHSAGMDLTLREYPIGQELSEGMLADMDRWMMELVTGARPSPGFGDR, from the coding sequence ATGATGAATCGCCTCCGCGTTCCGCGCTCGCCGGCTGCACAGGCGCCGGCATTTCCTCCCTCGTCGCACCAGGTCGAGGCTGCGTCCTACAGCAGCGTGCGGACCAAGACCGATCAACCGCTCACGATCTTTGCTCCCGTGCATTACGAGCCCAACTACGCTTATCCGCTGGTGGTCTGGCTGCACGGGCCGGGCAATGACGAGCAACAGCTAAAACGCATCATGCCGCTTGTGAGCTTGCGGAATTACGTCGGCGTGGGCGTGCGCGGCACGACTCCTTGCGCGGCTGCCAGCGGCAAGACGGGCTTTGCCTGGACCCAGTCCGAGCCGCACACGGCCCTTGCCGGTCAACGCGTGCTCGAGGCCATTACGTTCATCCAAGGGCGCTACAACGTGTCCGATCGGCGCGTCTTCCTGGCGGGCTTCGATTGCGGAGGCACGATGGCGCTGCGCCTGGCTCTTGCCCATCCGCGCTGGTTTGCGGGGGTGTTATCGCTGGGAGGCGAGTTCCCGGTCGGAGGCGCGCCGTTATCACGGCTCAGCGAGGCCCGCCGCGTGCCGATCTTTCTGGCCTGTGGCCGCACCAGCGAGCGCTATCCGTCGGCGCTCGTGTGCGACAACTTAAAGCTGTTGCATTCGGCCGGCATGGATCTGACGCTGCGTGAATACCCGATCGGCCAGGAGCTATCGGAAGGGATGCTGGCTGATATGGATCGCTGGATGATGGAGCTCGTTACCGGCGCCCGGCCCAGCCCCGGCTTCGGCGATCGTTAA